A genome region from Tolypothrix sp. PCC 7712 includes the following:
- the sipA gene encoding regulatory protein SipA, with translation MSKEFIIGSKVRVVALPPYVKTAEPMPMLRPPNVIQLGEEGIVMDHRPGGYWGIRFAKGAFLLDSQYIESTDVPAESQPESEEQ, from the coding sequence ATGTCTAAAGAATTCATTATTGGTAGTAAAGTACGTGTTGTAGCACTACCGCCCTACGTCAAAACAGCCGAACCCATGCCCATGCTTCGCCCCCCAAATGTGATTCAACTGGGAGAAGAAGGTATAGTGATGGATCATCGTCCTGGTGGATATTGGGGTATTCGCTTTGCTAAAGGGGCTTTTCTCCTCGATAGCCAATACATAGAAAGTACAGATGTCCCAGCCGAATCTCAGCCGGAATCAGAAGAACAGTGA